A stretch of Sulfurimonas xiamenensis DNA encodes these proteins:
- the cobA gene encoding uroporphyrinogen-III C-methyltransferase: MGKVYLTGAGPGDIELLTLKAFRVIKEADVIIYDRLANPDILKEAKNGCHFVYVGKEDGKHIVPQDDINEIIYQNSLKHENVVRLKGGDPFVFGRGGEEALYLQERGIKYDIIPGITSAISAPAYAGIPVTHRGVAVSFRVVTGHESPNKKESQIPWKNFKTDDTIVFLMGLHNLPEISKKLIEVGKPNDYPCAVISKGTTKEQIVVVGTLENIVEKTNDIPTPALIVVGKVVQLREQLKWFGENV, from the coding sequence ATGGGCAAAGTTTATTTAACAGGCGCCGGTCCGGGTGATATAGAACTTTTAACCTTAAAAGCATTTAGAGTTATAAAAGAGGCTGATGTTATAATATATGACCGCTTGGCCAATCCGGATATCCTAAAAGAGGCAAAAAATGGCTGCCATTTTGTTTATGTAGGAAAAGAAGATGGCAAACATATTGTTCCTCAAGATGATATTAATGAAATAATTTATCAAAATTCATTAAAACATGAAAATGTAGTTCGCTTAAAAGGAGGGGATCCTTTTGTATTTGGACGCGGCGGAGAAGAGGCGCTTTATCTTCAAGAGCGCGGAATTAAATATGACATAATCCCCGGAATAACATCTGCCATAAGCGCTCCTGCATATGCCGGAATACCTGTGACACATAGGGGTGTTGCAGTTAGTTTTAGAGTTGTAACAGGACATGAATCTCCAAATAAAAAAGAGTCCCAAATTCCTTGGAAAAATTTCAAAACTGATGATACTATTGTTTTTTTAATGGGTCTGCACAACCTTCCGGAAATATCTAAAAAGCTTATAGAGGTTGGCAAACCAAATGATTATCCATGTGCTGTTATATCAAAAGGAACAACAAAAGAGCAAATTGTAGTTGTAGGAACACTTGAAAATATAGTTGAAAAAACAAATGATATTCCTACTCCTGCACTTATAGTTGTCGGCAAAGTAGTACAATTAAGAGAACAGTTAAAATGGTTTGGAGAAAATGTCTAA
- a CDS encoding ATP-binding protein yields the protein MSKHLNTSEAVLIAPNIYWVGMHLKDDPFQCHPYLIKNANESILIDPGSMLEFEETIRKVKSIIDINAVKYIILHHQDPDLAAAVPEIEKLINRADLQIVTHSRISLLIKHYLITSSYYNIDKNNYTLLTSNGLKLDFLTTPYCHSPGAFVTYEPDSKVLFSGDIFGGLEESWDFYADETYFEKAKLFHKEYMPSKDIFNYALSKIEKLDINLIAPQHGSMIEKKYIPKLIEDMKNLDCGLYIEEKYNQELIDIIKELQKKERALKERNLLLFEQSKRAEIGEMIGNIAHQWRQPLAIINTSLAILKEKNRAGLLNEDEIADKLEKMEKRVIYMSETIEDFMTYYTPNKEKSWFSVCEAVEKALDIVNIKSNERGVKLNLFINNEYKIYGLINEFIQVIVSILSNINDLITIKNLKNTDVKISLYRDSDYATLTIEDNCGGINEKNLNKIFDPYFTTKHKSMGTGLGLHIAKMIIEENMNGSLNAKNIYNINNEKIGAKFTIKMRNENQ from the coding sequence ATGTCTAAACACCTTAATACTTCAGAAGCAGTGCTAATTGCACCAAATATCTACTGGGTTGGTATGCACTTAAAAGATGATCCTTTTCAGTGCCATCCCTACCTTATAAAAAATGCAAACGAATCGATTCTTATTGATCCAGGTTCCATGCTTGAGTTTGAAGAGACAATAAGAAAAGTAAAAAGCATTATTGATATTAATGCCGTCAAATATATTATACTGCATCATCAAGATCCAGACTTAGCAGCTGCAGTTCCGGAGATTGAAAAGCTTATCAACAGAGCAGATCTGCAGATAGTAACCCACTCTAGAATATCTCTTTTAATTAAACACTATCTAATAACATCAAGCTACTATAATATAGACAAAAACAACTATACTCTGCTAACTTCAAACGGTTTAAAACTAGATTTTTTGACAACACCATACTGTCACTCTCCCGGTGCATTTGTAACATACGAACCAGATTCAAAGGTTCTGTTTTCAGGTGATATTTTTGGAGGTCTTGAAGAGTCTTGGGATTTTTATGCAGATGAGACATATTTTGAAAAAGCAAAACTTTTTCATAAGGAGTATATGCCGAGTAAAGATATTTTTAATTATGCTCTTTCTAAAATAGAAAAACTTGATATCAATTTAATAGCACCTCAACATGGTTCTATGATAGAGAAAAAATATATCCCAAAATTGATTGAAGATATGAAAAATCTTGATTGTGGGTTATATATAGAAGAGAAGTATAATCAAGAATTAATAGACATTATAAAAGAGCTGCAAAAGAAAGAGCGCGCTTTAAAAGAGCGTAACTTACTTCTTTTTGAACAGTCAAAAAGAGCAGAAATCGGTGAAATGATTGGAAATATAGCACATCAATGGCGGCAGCCTTTAGCAATTATCAACACTTCATTAGCAATCTTAAAAGAAAAAAACAGAGCAGGATTGCTTAACGAAGATGAGATAGCTGATAAATTAGAAAAAATGGAAAAACGCGTTATATATATGTCTGAAACGATAGAAGATTTTATGACTTACTATACCCCAAACAAAGAGAAATCTTGGTTTAGCGTATGCGAAGCTGTAGAAAAAGCGCTTGACATTGTAAATATAAAATCTAATGAAAGAGGCGTTAAATTAAATCTTTTCATTAATAATGAATATAAAATTTATGGACTAATAAATGAGTTTATTCAAGTAATAGTCTCAATTTTATCCAATATAAATGATTTAATAACAATAAAAAATTTAAAAAATACAGATGTAAAAATCTCACTTTATAGAGATTCTGACTATGCAACTCTTACAATAGAGGATAATTGTGGAGGGATTAATGAAAAAAATTTAAATAAAATATTTGATCCCTATTTTACTACAAAACATAAATCAATGGGAACCGGTCTTGGTCTGCATATAGCAAAAATGATTATAGAAGAGAATATGAATGGCTCTTTAAATGCAAAAAACATATATAATATTAACAATGAAAAAATTGGAGCAAAATTTACCATAAAGATGAGAAATGAAAATCAATAA
- a CDS encoding response regulator transcription factor, which produces MKINKIKDISILLAEDETELRETLSEYLQIFFSRVYTAACGNEAYDIYKQKRPNIILTDIYMPNLDGLDMIAKIRKDDQETKIIVISAHSEQEKLLKAIKLHLETYLIKPIKTDVLKQVLFDTVELIRKTTNRTYINDTTYWDNDTNTLWTGSKEIKLRKMENLLLKLLFSQPNHCFSAEEIFKFLHEGKEKKEFSMHAITSLMKRIRTKLPDNTIHNIYGSGYKITPM; this is translated from the coding sequence ATGAAAATCAATAAAATTAAAGATATATCTATTCTACTGGCTGAAGATGAAACAGAATTGCGTGAAACTCTATCTGAATATTTGCAGATATTTTTTAGCAGAGTTTATACGGCAGCATGTGGAAATGAAGCGTATGATATTTATAAACAAAAGAGACCAAATATTATTTTAACAGATATCTATATGCCCAATCTTGATGGGCTTGATATGATTGCCAAAATAAGAAAGGATGATCAAGAGACCAAAATTATTGTAATAAGTGCTCACTCTGAGCAGGAGAAACTTCTTAAAGCAATAAAACTTCATCTTGAAACATACCTTATCAAACCAATAAAAACGGATGTATTAAAGCAGGTACTCTTTGACACAGTAGAATTAATCCGAAAAACTACAAATCGAACTTATATTAATGATACTACTTACTGGGATAATGACACAAATACACTTTGGACTGGCTCTAAAGAGATTAAACTTAGAAAAATGGAAAATTTACTCTTAAAACTACTTTTTTCTCAGCCCAACCACTGCTTTTCTGCCGAAGAAATTTTTAAATTTCTTCACGAAGGAAAAGAGAAAAAAGAGTTTTCAATGCATGCCATAACATCACTTATGAAAAGAATTCGTACAAAACTTCCAGATAATACTATTCACAATATATATGGGTCTGGGTATAAAATAACTCCTATGTAG
- a CDS encoding tetratricopeptide repeat protein, producing MLKLILVGIILLLTLEADNKEALEAFKKSDYVRAFELYEKSAKEGDTTAQSALSYLYANGLGVEKNIDKSIYWLQKAAYGNNSAAQYDLGMIYLGGNNVKKDTKKAFEYLSKSSEQNNSNAQYNLALMYYNGDGVDANVTKCVELLERAASAGHQKAEQNVGRIYMQLLKFEEASKWLEKNAKDGDESAYYLLAELYCQLEEFDKAKKWAQKAIDIGDKEAEILYKEYKLEKY from the coding sequence ATGTTAAAACTTATATTGGTTGGAATTATATTGTTGCTTACTTTGGAAGCAGATAACAAAGAAGCCCTAGAAGCTTTTAAAAAAAGTGATTATGTCAGAGCCTTTGAGTTATATGAAAAGAGTGCAAAAGAGGGTGATACAACGGCACAGAGCGCTCTTAGTTATCTCTACGCAAATGGCTTGGGAGTAGAAAAAAATATTGATAAATCTATATATTGGCTGCAAAAGGCAGCATATGGCAACAATTCTGCAGCTCAATATGATCTTGGTATGATCTATTTGGGAGGTAACAATGTTAAAAAAGATACAAAAAAAGCGTTTGAGTATTTAAGTAAATCATCTGAACAAAACAATTCTAATGCCCAATACAATCTTGCGCTTATGTATTATAACGGTGATGGAGTTGATGCAAATGTAACAAAATGTGTAGAGTTACTGGAGCGTGCCGCAAGTGCAGGACATCAAAAAGCCGAACAAAATGTTGGGCGAATCTATATGCAGCTTCTTAAGTTTGAAGAGGCTTCTAAGTGGCTTGAAAAAAATGCGAAAGACGGAGATGAGAGTGCCTATTATCTTCTTGCAGAACTATATTGTCAATTAGAAGAGTTTGATAAAGCAAAAAAGTGGGCGCAAAAAGCTATTGATATTGGAGATAAAGAGGCAGAAATACTTTATAAAGAGTATAAATTAGAAAAATATTAG
- a CDS encoding dicarboxylate/amino acid:cation symporter, which translates to MIQKIKKYSTTNRLVFLGIVLGVLFGIFLPEMALKQQVIGQIFISFLKMLVVPLVFSSIYVSIMGLGNLQSLKNIGLNTIGLYLLTTALAVLTAITVMNIVPIGNEISVQGLEYLKASEVAPFSFDAMILSFIPTNIFHALAEGSMMQIIVFSALFAIASLHLKKERQLLMLDFFSAVTNAILIMAEWVIKMTPIGVFSLISYVIAEQGVDVIVGLWKYVVMVISVLLVHALVTLPAILGFFGRVNPFKYLSDVREASIMAFSTASSTATLPVSMRVVEEVGGVDKKNASFVLPLGATVSMDGTAAYLTIAVLYISHLAGVDLSFADQFLLGVTVVALSVGVAALPSASLVMMVVILNQLGLAVEYIALIIAVDRILDMARTSLNVTSDLVVVKIVDQLQKIKKQNV; encoded by the coding sequence ATGATACAAAAAATTAAAAAGTATTCCACAACTAACAGACTGGTTTTTTTAGGGATTGTTTTAGGGGTGCTTTTTGGAATTTTTTTACCGGAAATGGCACTAAAACAGCAAGTTATAGGGCAGATTTTTATCAGTTTTTTAAAAATGTTGGTAGTGCCGCTGGTTTTTTCAAGCATATATGTCTCTATAATGGGACTTGGAAACTTACAGAGTCTAAAAAATATCGGGCTTAATACAATTGGCTTATATCTTTTGACAACCGCATTGGCAGTTCTTACTGCTATAACAGTTATGAATATTGTACCTATAGGAAATGAGATATCAGTGCAAGGTTTGGAATACTTAAAAGCTTCTGAAGTAGCGCCGTTTTCTTTTGATGCAATGATACTTAGTTTTATTCCAACAAATATATTTCATGCTTTGGCAGAGGGATCTATGATGCAGATTATCGTTTTTTCGGCTCTTTTTGCCATAGCCTCTTTGCACCTGAAAAAAGAGAGACAGCTTCTAATGCTTGATTTTTTTAGTGCTGTAACAAATGCGATACTTATAATGGCAGAGTGGGTTATTAAGATGACACCTATAGGTGTATTTAGTCTTATCTCTTATGTGATCGCTGAGCAAGGTGTTGATGTTATTGTTGGGTTGTGGAAATATGTAGTGATGGTTATATCTGTTTTGCTTGTTCATGCTCTAGTAACTTTACCTGCGATATTGGGCTTTTTTGGCCGTGTCAACCCCTTTAAATATTTGAGTGATGTTCGCGAAGCTTCGATAATGGCTTTTTCTACTGCATCAAGTACAGCAACACTTCCTGTATCTATGCGTGTTGTAGAGGAGGTTGGCGGAGTTGATAAAAAAAATGCATCTTTTGTTCTTCCTCTTGGAGCAACGGTTTCTATGGATGGAACAGCGGCATATTTAACAATAGCCGTTCTTTATATTTCTCATTTGGCAGGTGTTGATTTAAGTTTTGCGGATCAATTTCTTTTAGGAGTAACTGTTGTTGCTCTAAGTGTCGGCGTTGCAGCTTTGCCCAGCGCTTCTTTGGTTATGATGGTTGTTATTTTGAATCAGCTTGGCTTGGCAGTTGAATATATAGCTTTAATTATTGCAGTTGATAGAATTTTAGATATGGCTAGAACATCTTTAAATGTTACATCTGATTTGGTTGTTGTAAAAATTGTTGATCAATTACAAAAAATTAAAAAGCAAAATGTATAA
- the mgtE gene encoding magnesium transporter, which produces MNKLEEYLNAHERSEIHPSDIAKILKQLDDAEFSAAIKLVPKDLIGDVALALPDRYFDDIVENLSVDELKHAVSELESDDQVDFMHELEELDENIASEVFDTLDEEDRKEIIKLQTYEEEEAGAYMQLEIFTAYKNEIVHDVIRRFAELRKSKVIENIQNLFIVSSDNRLLYTVGLDDLLVFDFKKTLLENIEQSEDSFEPKKAEDRENIKDVVHYFEEYDLSVMPIVNAYGILLGRITSDDIYDIINEHATEQMYHLAGVDDDAEEYDEIFRAGKKRASWLGINLFTAIFASMVIGLFADTLESMVALAVLMPIVASMGGNAGTQSLTVVVRQLALGGISKGDAMRIIKKEILISLMNGLIFAVVMGIVAAIWFNINMLGVVIALSMVINLLMAGFFGAAIPLFLKKIDIDPAIGSTVILTTVTDVVGFFSFLALATYILL; this is translated from the coding sequence ATGAATAAACTAGAAGAGTACTTAAATGCCCATGAGCGAAGTGAAATCCATCCTTCAGATATAGCAAAAATATTAAAACAGCTTGATGATGCTGAATTTAGTGCAGCAATAAAACTTGTACCAAAAGATTTAATAGGCGATGTGGCACTTGCTCTCCCAGATAGATATTTTGATGATATTGTAGAAAATCTCAGTGTTGATGAGTTAAAACATGCAGTATCTGAACTTGAATCAGATGATCAAGTTGATTTTATGCATGAACTTGAAGAGCTTGATGAAAATATTGCTTCTGAAGTTTTTGATACTCTTGATGAAGAGGACAGAAAAGAGATAATCAAACTTCAAACATATGAAGAAGAGGAAGCCGGTGCATATATGCAGCTTGAAATATTCACGGCTTATAAGAATGAGATTGTGCATGATGTTATTAGAAGATTTGCAGAACTTAGAAAATCCAAAGTAATAGAAAATATCCAAAATCTTTTTATTGTAAGCAGTGATAATAGACTTCTTTATACGGTTGGCTTGGATGATTTGCTGGTTTTTGATTTTAAAAAAACACTATTGGAAAATATAGAACAGAGTGAAGATAGTTTTGAGCCTAAAAAAGCAGAAGATAGAGAAAATATTAAAGATGTAGTACACTATTTTGAGGAGTATGATCTCTCTGTTATGCCGATTGTCAATGCGTATGGAATCTTGCTGGGGCGCATAACTTCGGATGATATCTATGATATTATCAATGAACATGCAACTGAGCAGATGTATCATTTGGCTGGAGTTGATGATGATGCTGAAGAGTATGATGAGATATTTAGAGCAGGTAAAAAAAGAGCATCATGGCTTGGAATAAATCTTTTTACAGCTATATTTGCCTCAATGGTTATTGGTCTTTTTGCTGATACGCTAGAGAGCATGGTTGCGCTTGCCGTTTTAATGCCTATTGTTGCTTCAATGGGCGGAAATGCGGGAACACAAAGCTTAACAGTTGTTGTAAGACAGCTGGCTCTTGGAGGGATCTCTAAAGGCGACGCTATGCGGATAATTAAAAAAGAGATTCTTATATCGCTTATGAATGGATTGATTTTTGCGGTTGTTATGGGTATAGTAGCTGCAATATGGTTTAATATAAATATGCTGGGAGTTGTTATTGCTTTAAGCATGGTGATAAATTTGTTAATGGCAGGTTTTTTCGGAGCCGCTATTCCTCTTTTTCTTAAAAAAATAGATATTGATCCTGCAATCGGCAGTACAGTAATTTTAACTACGGTAACTGATGTTGTAGGCTTTTTTAGCTTTTTGGCTTTAGCAACATATATATTATTATAG
- a CDS encoding DUF3015 family protein, giving the protein MKKILVSLAAVVALSSSMMANVNNQTGCGLGSMIIKDDSTAIMLALQATTNGIFGNQTFGITSGTLGCEKTKFVMNERAQEFVASNMDQLAKEIAIGHGESIDTLAELLEISDKATFCASLQENYNKIYTSQNVEMADVLDNISATTL; this is encoded by the coding sequence ATGAAAAAAATTTTAGTAAGCTTAGCGGCAGTTGTGGCATTAAGCTCTTCAATGATGGCTAATGTAAACAATCAAACAGGGTGTGGTCTTGGTTCAATGATTATCAAAGATGATTCAACTGCGATTATGCTGGCACTTCAGGCGACCACAAACGGGATTTTCGGAAATCAAACATTTGGTATCACATCAGGAACTTTAGGCTGTGAAAAAACTAAATTCGTTATGAATGAGAGAGCTCAAGAGTTTGTAGCTTCAAATATGGATCAACTTGCAAAAGAGATTGCTATTGGACACGGTGAAAGTATTGATACTTTAGCAGAACTTTTAGAAATATCTGACAAAGCTACTTTTTGTGCATCACTTCAAGAAAATTACAATAAAATTTACACAAGCCAAAATGTAGAAATGGCTGATGTACTTGATAACATCTCTGCTACAACTCTATAA
- a CDS encoding DUF4105 domain-containing protein: MEKGISEIDDDRFFIAKDGKTNANSELNATIDALFNESNFDDNATACRFPARKDWLKKELNITQLPEVACQKYNTIVNRLNPKSVTLVFPSAHINSPASMFGHTFLRINSAYNSKLLSYAVNYAADANPDEENGVLFAVKGLFGGYYGRYSLLPYYDKLKEYRDSEQRDIWEYDLDLSEEEVLRMIKHIWELNETRSYYYFFTENCSYNMLWLLETARPSLHLREYFNYQVIPLETAHATNLENIIIKNFFRPSKRTTLLKYEELIDKKYIKMPILLSDSKMKIDKIMNNSDINTQQKRYIMEASIELLEYKFSKSEIEKKRYLKLFHELSKARATLGQGEKLDIKTPPNPIESHRAIKTTIGAGLRDGDVIGFLGIRPAYHDLEDSSYGFLRGTQIEFMNLELSYSDDDLEVENATILSIVSLAQRSEFFENFSWRTKFGWDRNSLDSTTSFIGTVGIGLSWGNKMGYIYIMADPLFYLDGEVKSAIGGSIGAVFDMYSYMNTNIEATRRWYDSGDTQYLLGISQNFKVSQNIQLKFKYDYKERNYFNQQDSENTFKINVNYYF; encoded by the coding sequence ATGGAAAAAGGAATCAGTGAAATAGACGATGATAGGTTTTTTATTGCAAAAGATGGAAAAACCAATGCAAACAGCGAATTAAATGCAACAATTGATGCTCTTTTCAATGAAAGTAACTTTGATGACAATGCAACTGCATGCAGATTTCCGGCAAGAAAAGACTGGCTTAAAAAAGAGTTAAATATAACGCAACTTCCAGAAGTAGCATGCCAAAAGTACAACACTATAGTAAATAGATTAAATCCCAAGTCTGTTACATTGGTTTTCCCATCCGCGCATATCAACTCACCCGCTTCTATGTTTGGACACACTTTCTTACGCATTAACTCTGCATACAACTCCAAACTTCTCTCTTATGCCGTAAATTATGCTGCCGATGCAAATCCAGACGAAGAAAATGGTGTACTCTTTGCAGTAAAAGGACTTTTTGGAGGCTACTATGGAAGATACTCACTGCTTCCCTACTATGATAAACTTAAAGAGTATAGAGACAGCGAACAAAGAGATATTTGGGAGTATGACCTAGACCTTAGTGAAGAGGAGGTTCTTAGGATGATAAAGCATATTTGGGAACTTAATGAGACACGCTCTTACTACTATTTTTTTACCGAAAACTGCTCTTACAATATGCTTTGGCTTCTAGAGACAGCAAGGCCGTCACTACATTTAAGAGAGTACTTTAACTATCAGGTAATTCCCCTTGAAACTGCTCATGCAACTAACTTAGAAAATATAATAATAAAGAATTTTTTTAGACCTTCTAAAAGAACTACTCTTTTAAAATATGAAGAGCTAATAGATAAAAAATATATAAAAATGCCTATTTTGCTTAGTGATTCAAAGATGAAGATAGATAAAATCATGAATAACTCAGATATAAACACACAGCAAAAAAGATATATTATGGAAGCATCAATAGAACTGCTTGAGTATAAATTCAGCAAAAGCGAAATAGAAAAAAAGAGATATTTAAAACTTTTCCATGAACTCTCAAAAGCAAGAGCTACACTTGGACAAGGTGAAAAGCTAGATATTAAAACTCCTCCAAATCCCATTGAGAGTCATCGTGCTATAAAAACAACCATCGGTGCTGGTTTAAGAGACGGCGATGTTATTGGGTTTTTAGGTATTCGCCCTGCATATCATGATCTTGAAGATAGTAGCTATGGATTTTTAAGAGGAACTCAAATAGAGTTTATGAATCTCGAACTTTCTTATTCAGATGATGATTTAGAAGTTGAAAATGCGACAATACTCTCTATTGTTTCATTAGCTCAAAGATCTGAATTTTTTGAAAATTTCTCTTGGAGAACAAAATTTGGATGGGATAGAAATTCACTTGATTCTACAACTAGTTTTATAGGCACTGTAGGCATAGGTTTAAGCTGGGGAAATAAAATGGGCTATATCTACATTATGGCAGACCCACTTTTCTATCTTGATGGAGAGGTAAAATCTGCAATAGGTGGCAGTATCGGTGCTGTTTTTGATATGTATAGTTATATGAACACAAATATAGAAGCTACTAGAAGATGGTATGACAGCGGTGACACACAATATCTTTTGGGAATCTCACAAAATTTTAAAGTATCACAAAATATTCAATTAAAATTCAAATATGATTATAAAGAGAGAAATTATTTTAACCAACAAGATTCAGAAAATACTTTTAAGATTAATGTAAACTACTATTTTTAA
- a CDS encoding AMIN domain-containing protein, whose product MIKILFISSLLFVLLNARENPFFPFEGEEDNFLITNENRTNLPLQRATITLPEQARILQKVTLEFKNDDGTVTSKSIELNNSVDWHLPIFISQSYIEPQKNILLKATSSKKRANEKKEAYKNILSIKYLSLFSLDTNLKLVTSDKIIKDFLLENPYKIVIDFKRDTDLKSYVKKNPKNVFKEIRVGSHKGYYRVVIEIEKYKSYKLEKTSEGYLIKLK is encoded by the coding sequence TTGATTAAAATTTTGTTTATATCTTCTTTATTGTTTGTATTGTTAAATGCTAGAGAAAATCCTTTTTTCCCTTTTGAAGGGGAAGAAGACAATTTTTTAATAACAAATGAAAACAGAACAAATTTACCGCTACAAAGGGCGACAATCACTCTTCCTGAACAAGCCAGAATACTACAAAAAGTAACATTAGAGTTTAAAAATGATGACGGAACAGTAACAAGTAAAAGTATAGAGCTTAATAATTCTGTTGATTGGCATCTTCCGATTTTTATATCACAAAGCTATATTGAGCCTCAAAAAAATATTCTGCTAAAAGCCACATCTTCTAAAAAGAGAGCAAATGAAAAAAAAGAAGCATATAAAAATATTTTATCTATAAAATACCTATCTCTCTTTTCACTAGATACAAATTTAAAATTAGTAACATCAGATAAAATAATAAAAGATTTTTTACTTGAAAATCCATACAAAATAGTTATTGATTTTAAAAGAGATACAGATTTAAAAAGTTATGTGAAAAAAAATCCAAAAAATGTTTTTAAGGAAATTAGGGTAGGAAGTCATAAAGGTTACTATAGAGTTGTTATAGAAATTGAAAAATATAAAAGCTATAAACTTGAAAAAACCTCTGAAGGGTATCTTATAAAATTAAAATAA
- a CDS encoding bZIP transcription factor yields MNNEELFEGIDDTQSITQKYFGLSLTKFLMLVFLVFATGIYIGILLYGTNSLEVFLGLQDYEEYLQSEIQRLRTENAELQKEYFELKEISAK; encoded by the coding sequence ATGAACAATGAGGAACTTTTTGAAGGGATAGACGATACTCAGAGTATTACTCAAAAATATTTCGGTTTATCTTTGACAAAGTTCTTAATGCTCGTTTTCTTAGTTTTTGCTACAGGAATCTATATTGGTATACTTTTGTATGGAACAAATTCTTTAGAGGTTTTTTTAGGACTTCAGGATTATGAAGAGTATTTGCAAAGTGAGATACAGAGACTAAGAACAGAGAACGCAGAGCTGCAAAAAGAGTATTTTGAATTAAAAGAGATCTCTGCAAAGTAG
- the eno gene encoding phosphopyruvate hydratase, whose protein sequence is MFIDNISAIEVMDSRGNPTVKATVELSDGTKESAVVPSGASTGKREALELRDGGDRYMGKGVLKAVENVNSQIADVLIGLSPFNQAVIDATMKELDGTENYGNLGANAVLGVSMAVARAAAKSLGVPLYRYLGGANAMVMPTPMLNIINGGSHADNSVDFQEYMIMPIGFEDFATSLQASAEVYHNLKAILKAKKHNTALGDEGGFAPDLSSNEEPIQIIMEAIEKAGYKAGEQMAIALDVAASELVADGGYRLDSENRTVTSAQLVDYYVDLCSKYPIVSIEDGLSEDDWDGWKILTEKLGDKVQLVGDDLFVTNANILNEGIQKEIANAILIKPNQIGSVSETMLTVRLAQRNGYKCVMSHRSGESEDAFIADFAVALNCGEIKTGSTARGERTAKYNRLLEIENEIVYGEYLGLTLFN, encoded by the coding sequence ATGTTTATAGATAATATCAGCGCAATAGAAGTAATGGATTCTCGCGGAAATCCAACAGTAAAAGCAACGGTAGAGTTGAGCGATGGAACAAAGGAGAGTGCTGTTGTGCCATCGGGTGCTAGTACAGGAAAGCGCGAGGCATTAGAACTTCGTGACGGCGGCGATAGATATATGGGAAAGGGTGTTCTTAAAGCGGTTGAAAATGTAAACAGTCAAATTGCCGATGTGCTTATTGGCCTTTCCCCTTTTAATCAAGCTGTAATCGATGCTACTATGAAAGAGCTTGACGGAACTGAAAATTATGGAAACTTAGGTGCAAATGCGGTTCTTGGAGTCTCTATGGCTGTGGCACGAGCTGCTGCAAAAAGCTTGGGTGTTCCTCTTTACCGATATCTTGGCGGAGCAAACGCTATGGTTATGCCTACTCCAATGCTCAATATTATTAATGGCGGCTCACACGCAGATAATTCTGTGGATTTTCAAGAGTATATGATTATGCCTATTGGATTTGAAGATTTTGCAACTTCACTTCAAGCTAGTGCAGAGGTTTATCACAATCTAAAAGCTATTTTAAAAGCTAAAAAACACAATACGGCTTTAGGAGATGAGGGCGGTTTTGCACCTGATCTAAGCTCAAATGAAGAGCCTATCCAGATCATTATGGAAGCGATAGAAAAGGCAGGATATAAAGCTGGAGAGCAGATGGCAATCGCTCTTGATGTTGCAGCAAGCGAACTTGTAGCAGATGGCGGATACAGACTTGATAGTGAAAACAGAACAGTTACTTCTGCGCAGCTTGTTGACTATTATGTTGACCTATGCTCAAAATATCCGATCGTATCTATTGAAGACGGTTTAAGCGAAGATGATTGGGACGGTTGGAAAATATTGACTGAAAAACTTGGCGATAAAGTACAGCTTGTCGGCGATGATCTTTTTGTTACGAACGCTAACATTCTCAATGAGGGAATCCAAAAAGAGATTGCGAATGCAATTTTAATTAAACCAAATCAAATTGGTTCGGTAAGTGAGACTATGCTTACGGTGCGTCTTGCTCAAAGAAACGGTTATAAGTGTGTTATGAGTCATCGTTCAGGAGAGAGTGAAGATGCTTTTATTGCTGATTTTGCTGTTGCACTAAACTGTGGTGAAATAAAAACAGGTTCTACTGCAAGAGGCGAGAGAACTGCTAAATATAATCGTCTCTTAGAAATTGAGAATGAAATAGTTTATGGTGAATATTTAGGTTTAACGCTTTTTAACTAG